From the Spiribacter sp. 2438 genome, one window contains:
- a CDS encoding NgoMIV family type II restriction endonuclease has protein sequence MTKETFLSEARRGFHAALLSSVLRTDDKGVPSNADKDSAASKRIAAGIMKKLGAEAVGARLSGQMAGSKFEEICKEYLEETFPALNHLRPGKWNISKGVGGRSAIAQFDQYEHLAALDHASKSNPELAAALGSDYLIKPDVVVVRFPEDDDTINSEDNLVDLTTARHTPIRKTNSERPILHASVSCKWTMRSDRAQNARSEGLNLVRNRKGKLPHVVVLTGEPTPNRIASIALGTGDIDCVYHFALPELVDTVKELNMMDAHELLQTMIHGKRLRDIGDLPLDLII, from the coding sequence ATGACTAAAGAAACGTTTCTATCTGAGGCGAGGCGTGGCTTCCATGCTGCTCTGTTGAGTTCGGTTTTGCGGACCGATGACAAAGGTGTGCCCAGTAACGCCGACAAGGACAGTGCGGCCAGCAAAAGAATTGCTGCCGGAATTATGAAGAAGCTCGGCGCAGAGGCCGTGGGAGCACGCCTCTCAGGCCAGATGGCGGGCAGCAAGTTTGAAGAAATTTGCAAAGAATATCTTGAAGAAACATTCCCAGCACTCAACCACCTGCGGCCCGGCAAATGGAACATCAGCAAAGGCGTTGGCGGCAGATCCGCCATTGCACAGTTTGATCAGTATGAGCACCTCGCTGCGCTTGATCACGCGTCAAAGTCCAATCCCGAGCTCGCAGCAGCGCTAGGCAGTGACTACCTCATTAAGCCCGACGTAGTTGTTGTGCGCTTTCCGGAGGACGACGACACCATCAACTCCGAAGATAATTTGGTTGACCTTACGACGGCGCGCCATACACCTATTCGGAAGACCAATAGCGAGCGGCCGATACTGCATGCAAGCGTCTCATGCAAATGGACCATGAGAAGCGATCGAGCACAGAACGCCCGGTCAGAGGGCCTGAATCTTGTCAGGAACCGAAAGGGAAAACTGCCACATGTGGTCGTATTGACCGGTGAGCCCACGCCGAACCGCATCGCCTCGATTGCCCTAGGCACCGGCGACATTGATTGCGTGTATCACTTCGCATTGCCGGAGTTGGTGGATACGGTTAAAGAGCTAAACATGATGGATGCCCACGAGCTGCTTCAAACAATGATCCATGGCAAGCGACTAAGGGATATTGGCGACCTGCCACTGGATCTGATTATCTGA
- the ggt gene encoding gamma-glutamyltransferase: MTSKPIAFSRLTVLFGSLLLALVTARADDPPQPGMVAAAHPLATEAGVEMLEAGGTAIDAAIAIQAVLTLVEPQSSGIGGGAFLLHYASQSARVQAYDGRETAPSAIEPDHFLTESGTPMNFLDAVPGGQAVGVPGTLRMLDRAHQEHGALPWEALFQPAIRLAEQGFEVTPRLADMLRIDLPLDAFEPMAGYFFPDGEPVSAGMTLTNPGLAETLTHIANHGADAFYEGPIAESIVAAVQANGGKLTQDDMAGYQALEREPVCRSIADHSICGMPLPSSGGMTVLQILSLLERASAEVDDPTPLTRAHLLLEASRLGFADRNEYLGDADFVEVPVDTLLSNDYLTERAALISPTQSLGTASPGLNEPDSAMSRAKQINHSTSHLSVLDARGNAVSMTSSIEMPFGSRLMVGGFLLNNQLTDFRFDPEAADGRPHPNRVQPGKRPLSSMSPVIALDADHQPRLIIGSPGGTRIIGYVAQRMADVLMAGDDVQTAIEAGSLINRNDVTELEADTPAETLRPGLEALGHEVEIRALTSGLHGIERLPDGQIRGGADLRREGVVIEVMPRVYQK; the protein is encoded by the coding sequence ATGACCTCAAAGCCCATTGCCTTCTCGCGTCTCACGGTTCTATTTGGCAGCTTACTGCTGGCCCTGGTCACGGCCCGGGCCGACGATCCTCCGCAGCCCGGCATGGTGGCCGCGGCCCATCCGCTGGCCACGGAAGCGGGTGTCGAGATGCTGGAGGCCGGCGGCACGGCGATTGATGCCGCCATCGCCATTCAGGCGGTGCTGACGCTGGTGGAGCCCCAGTCCAGCGGCATCGGCGGTGGGGCCTTTCTGCTGCACTACGCCAGCCAGTCAGCCCGCGTCCAGGCCTATGATGGCCGGGAGACGGCCCCCTCGGCGATCGAGCCCGATCACTTTCTCACCGAGTCCGGCACACCCATGAATTTTCTGGACGCGGTCCCCGGCGGTCAGGCGGTGGGCGTCCCGGGCACCCTGCGAATGCTGGACCGGGCCCACCAGGAACACGGCGCCCTGCCCTGGGAGGCGCTTTTTCAGCCAGCCATTCGCCTCGCTGAGCAGGGTTTTGAGGTCACCCCCCGTCTCGCCGACATGCTGCGAATTGATCTGCCACTGGATGCCTTCGAGCCCATGGCGGGGTATTTCTTCCCCGACGGCGAACCCGTCAGCGCCGGGATGACCCTGACCAACCCGGGCCTCGCAGAGACGCTGACTCACATTGCCAATCACGGCGCGGACGCCTTTTATGAGGGCCCCATCGCCGAATCCATCGTCGCGGCGGTTCAGGCCAACGGGGGCAAGCTCACCCAGGACGACATGGCGGGCTACCAGGCCCTCGAGCGGGAGCCGGTCTGCCGATCCATTGCCGACCACTCCATCTGCGGCATGCCCTTGCCCAGCAGCGGTGGCATGACCGTTTTGCAGATTCTCAGCCTGCTGGAGCGGGCCAGTGCCGAGGTCGACGATCCAACCCCCCTGACCCGGGCCCATTTGCTGCTGGAGGCCTCCCGGCTTGGCTTTGCGGACCGGAACGAATATCTCGGCGACGCGGATTTTGTGGAGGTCCCGGTCGACACCCTGCTGAGCAATGACTACCTCACCGAGCGCGCGGCGCTGATCTCACCGACCCAATCCTTGGGCACGGCATCCCCCGGACTGAACGAGCCGGACAGCGCCATGAGCAGAGCCAAGCAAATCAACCACTCCACCAGCCACCTCAGCGTGCTGGACGCCCGGGGCAATGCCGTCTCCATGACCAGCTCCATTGAAATGCCCTTCGGCTCCCGCCTGATGGTGGGGGGCTTTCTGCTCAATAATCAGCTGACGGATTTTCGGTTTGATCCCGAAGCGGCGGACGGCCGCCCTCACCCCAACCGGGTCCAGCCCGGCAAGCGGCCCCTGTCCTCCATGTCGCCGGTGATTGCGCTGGACGCGGACCACCAGCCCCGTCTGATCATTGGCTCGCCCGGGGGCACGCGGATCATCGGCTATGTGGCCCAGCGCATGGCTGATGTCCTGATGGCGGGCGATGATGTCCAGACCGCCATTGAAGCCGGCAGTCTGATCAATCGCAACGATGTCACGGAACTCGAGGCCGACACCCCGGCCGAAACATTGCGCCCGGGCCTGGAAGCGCTGGGCCACGAGGTGGAAATCCGCGCCCTGACCAGTGGCCTGCACGGCATTGAGCGTCTGCCCGATGGGCAGATCCGCGGCGGCGCCGATCTCCGGCGTGAGGGAGTGGTGATTGAGGTAATGCCGCGGGTTTATCAAAAATAG
- a CDS encoding glycosyltransferase — MLTEIEPQLSVVIPAWNEAGFLPETLAALDNALSEAGIHAEVIVVDNASTDDTAAVAAAMGVRVIREPERKIARVRNAGAEAAQAPWLLFLDADTRVSGEHLVAVRAARDQDLAGAGATVALDVPVSGFFALGTRAWNGLSRRFRVAAGCFILARADLHRAIGGFDERLYAGDEIWYSRALRRAGRREGLEFRLLNTPPVVSSARKLDWYAPWQHFLVVLTFLLFPWAGRFRRLSWFWYRRPD, encoded by the coding sequence TTGCTTACTGAGATCGAGCCCCAACTCTCAGTGGTCATCCCGGCCTGGAATGAGGCCGGGTTTCTGCCGGAGACCCTTGCGGCGCTGGACAACGCGCTGAGCGAGGCTGGCATTCATGCCGAAGTCATTGTGGTGGATAACGCCTCCACGGATGACACCGCAGCGGTGGCCGCTGCCATGGGGGTACGGGTCATCCGGGAGCCCGAGCGCAAGATCGCCCGGGTGCGTAACGCCGGCGCCGAGGCCGCGCAGGCGCCCTGGCTGCTGTTTCTGGATGCGGACACGCGGGTGTCCGGCGAGCATCTGGTGGCGGTGCGGGCGGCCCGGGATCAGGATCTCGCCGGCGCGGGCGCTACGGTTGCCCTGGATGTGCCGGTGTCGGGGTTCTTTGCGCTGGGGACCCGGGCGTGGAACGGCCTGTCGCGACGATTTCGGGTGGCCGCCGGCTGTTTCATTCTCGCCAGGGCGGATTTGCATCGTGCCATCGGCGGATTCGACGAGCGCCTCTATGCCGGCGACGAGATCTGGTACTCCCGGGCCCTGCGCCGGGCGGGGCGGCGTGAAGGCCTGGAGTTCCGCCTGCTAAACACGCCCCCGGTGGTCAGCTCCGCCCGCAAACTGGACTGGTATGCCCCGTGGCAGCATTTCCTGGTGGTGCTGACGTTTCTGCTATTCCCCTGGGCGGGGCGCTTTCGGCGTCTGAGCTGGTTCTGGTACCGGCGGCCGGACTAG
- the bktB gene encoding beta-ketothiolase BktB has translation MTGQQDVVIVGGARTAIGVFGGGLKDVPPTQLAATALRESVKRAGVAPDQVSQVVFGNVIHTEPRDMYLSRVAALEGGLPDSACALTLNRLCGSGLQAIVTAASYIRLGEAEAVVGGGAECMSRAPYWLPTARWGQRMGDGGMVDAMVGALTDPFDHCHMGITAENVAEKWGISRDEQDALALQSHQRASAAIEAGHFAEQIVPVSIKTRKGEVVFDTDEGPRADISAERLGSMRPVFKREGGTVTAGNASSINDGAAAVTMMSAAAAERAGVRPLARLVGASLAAVDPKYMGIGPVPAIQQLMEQTGVNADDVDVWEINEAFAAQALAVVKDLGLDPARVNPNGSGVSLGHPIGATGANLTVKALAELQRTSARYAVISMCIGGGQGIAALIERV, from the coding sequence ATGACGGGACAGCAGGATGTAGTGATCGTCGGTGGAGCACGGACCGCCATCGGTGTGTTCGGCGGTGGCCTCAAGGATGTGCCGCCGACACAGCTCGCCGCCACGGCGTTGCGGGAGTCGGTCAAGCGCGCGGGGGTCGCCCCCGATCAGGTGAGTCAGGTGGTGTTCGGCAATGTCATCCACACCGAACCCCGGGACATGTACTTGAGCCGCGTGGCCGCCCTGGAGGGTGGGCTGCCCGACAGTGCCTGCGCGCTGACGTTGAACCGGCTCTGTGGCAGTGGCCTGCAGGCGATTGTCACCGCGGCGTCCTACATCCGCCTGGGTGAGGCCGAGGCGGTGGTCGGGGGTGGCGCGGAGTGCATGTCGCGGGCACCCTACTGGTTGCCAACGGCGCGCTGGGGACAGCGGATGGGCGACGGCGGCATGGTGGACGCCATGGTGGGGGCGCTGACCGATCCCTTCGATCACTGCCACATGGGCATCACCGCCGAGAATGTCGCCGAGAAGTGGGGCATTTCCAGGGACGAGCAGGATGCGCTGGCCCTGCAGTCCCATCAGCGCGCGTCGGCGGCCATTGAGGCCGGTCACTTTGCCGAACAGATCGTCCCGGTCTCCATCAAGACCCGCAAGGGCGAGGTGGTGTTTGATACCGACGAGGGGCCGCGGGCCGATATTAGCGCCGAGCGGCTCGGCAGCATGCGCCCGGTGTTCAAGCGCGAGGGTGGCACGGTCACCGCGGGCAATGCCTCGTCCATTAACGATGGCGCCGCGGCGGTCACGATGATGTCCGCCGCGGCGGCCGAGCGGGCCGGGGTCAGGCCGCTGGCGCGTCTGGTGGGTGCATCGCTGGCGGCGGTGGACCCCAAGTACATGGGCATTGGCCCGGTGCCGGCGATTCAGCAGTTGATGGAGCAGACCGGCGTCAATGCCGACGACGTCGACGTCTGGGAGATCAATGAAGCCTTCGCCGCCCAGGCCCTGGCGGTGGTGAAGGATCTCGGGCTTGATCCGGCCCGGGTCAATCCGAATGGCAGCGGGGTCTCCCTCGGTCACCCCATTGGTGCCACCGGCGCCAACTTGACCGTCAAGGCCCTCGCCGAACTGCAGCGCACCAGTGCCCGGTATGCGGTCATCAGCATGTGCATTGGCGGTGGCCAGGGCATTGCGGCGCTGATCGAGCGCGTTTGA
- a CDS encoding HEPN domain-containing protein, with the protein MTLTYDDLKQRHRALRDGFEPSLSLRVHRALSWLQRAEQEADDPDAQFIFLWIAFNAAYANEIPTEMVTTPEQSRFLQYLQRLVQVDQEKRLYKLIWEQFPGSVRLLLDNPYVFKPFWRFQNGEIDETEWTRAFERARSAARYAVSEGDSYKVLSIVFQRLYVLRNQIVHGGSTWNGSVNRAQVTDGARIMGSLVPLIIDLLMEHPDEDWGMPIYPVVSEPV; encoded by the coding sequence ATGACCCTGACCTATGACGACCTGAAACAGCGCCACCGGGCCCTGCGGGATGGCTTTGAGCCCTCGCTGTCGTTGCGGGTTCACCGGGCGTTGAGCTGGCTGCAACGGGCGGAACAGGAAGCGGACGACCCGGACGCGCAATTCATCTTCCTGTGGATCGCGTTCAATGCGGCCTATGCCAATGAAATCCCCACGGAGATGGTCACCACCCCGGAGCAATCCCGCTTTCTGCAGTACCTGCAGCGCCTGGTCCAGGTGGATCAGGAAAAGCGACTCTACAAGCTGATCTGGGAGCAGTTCCCCGGCTCCGTCCGGTTGCTTCTGGACAATCCCTACGTCTTCAAGCCCTTCTGGCGCTTTCAAAACGGCGAGATCGACGAAACCGAATGGACACGGGCTTTCGAGAGGGCCCGCTCCGCCGCCCGTTACGCCGTCTCGGAAGGGGACTCGTACAAGGTGCTCTCCATTGTCTTTCAGCGCCTGTACGTGCTGCGCAATCAGATCGTCCACGGCGGCTCAACCTGGAATGGCAGCGTCAACCGCGCCCAGGTCACCGACGGTGCCCGCATCATGGGGAGCCTGGTGCCATTAATCATCGATCTGCTCATGGAGCACCCGGATGAAGACTGGGGGATGCCCATTTATCCGGTGGTCTCGGAGCCGGTCTAG
- a CDS encoding DNA cytosine methyltransferase produces the protein MNNKGFRSLEVCAGAGGQALGLEKAGFQHEAVVEIDRHCCSTLRFNRPEWRVFEKDIRDFVAEDASEFEGIDLLAGGLPCPPFSIAGKQLGDRDERNLFPAALDLIEITRPRAVMLENVRGFLGAVFEDFRQQLKARMETMGYHAEWHLLNASDFGVPQLRPRVVIVALRKDVANEVAWPLGTGRKPPTVGQTLYDLMVANGWKGAKSWKERADNIAPTIVGGSLKHGGPDLGPTRAKRAWAVLGVDGMGIANDAPEKDFVGIPRLTVKMVSRLQGFPDDWKFVGRKTASYRQVGNAFPPPVAQAVAEKIYECLIAADAAELKQAAL, from the coding sequence ATGAATAACAAGGGTTTCCGCTCGCTGGAAGTGTGTGCGGGTGCTGGGGGCCAGGCATTAGGCCTAGAAAAAGCTGGTTTCCAGCATGAGGCTGTCGTAGAGATAGACCGGCATTGCTGCTCCACGCTCCGGTTCAACCGCCCTGAATGGCGTGTCTTCGAGAAAGACATACGCGACTTTGTGGCGGAAGACGCATCCGAGTTCGAGGGCATTGACCTTCTCGCCGGCGGTCTCCCCTGCCCACCATTTTCAATTGCAGGCAAACAGCTAGGGGACCGTGATGAGCGGAACCTATTCCCCGCGGCCCTTGATCTTATTGAGATCACTAGGCCACGCGCCGTGATGCTCGAGAACGTGCGCGGCTTCTTGGGAGCTGTCTTTGAGGATTTCCGTCAGCAGTTGAAGGCGCGGATGGAAACGATGGGGTACCACGCCGAGTGGCATCTCCTGAACGCGTCTGACTTCGGGGTTCCGCAGCTCCGCCCTCGCGTAGTTATCGTAGCCCTTAGGAAAGATGTGGCCAATGAAGTGGCGTGGCCACTAGGCACAGGTCGGAAACCACCCACCGTAGGCCAGACTCTGTACGATCTCATGGTCGCCAATGGGTGGAAGGGCGCTAAATCGTGGAAAGAAAGAGCTGATAATATCGCTCCAACTATCGTTGGCGGTTCCTTGAAGCACGGCGGTCCTGACCTTGGTCCGACCCGCGCGAAGCGAGCATGGGCCGTCTTGGGCGTTGACGGCATGGGTATCGCCAATGACGCCCCAGAGAAGGACTTTGTTGGGATACCTCGGCTTACCGTCAAAATGGTCTCACGGCTTCAGGGTTTCCCCGACGATTGGAAATTTGTAGGACGCAAGACTGCCTCCTACCGACAAGTTGGAAATGCTTTTCCGCCACCAGTCGCTCAAGCGGTAGCTGAAAAGATTTACGAATGCCTTATTGCGGCTGACGCCGCTGAGCTCAAACAGGCCGCGTTATGA
- a CDS encoding YqiA/YcfP family alpha/beta fold hydrolase: MPELQYLHGFNSAALETDHKVVDLRRRFTVRLINYDSFAPRETVIREIEAGMSGDGPVAFIGTSLGGYFAAVMGQRHRCPAVMINPSCDPHWGLAHYLGHSLTNPKLPEQPARTLSPETVESYAGHELSPAPDDYAIPPKLIVDLADELLDSRATLQQYGGLAEPLAFEGGSHRFEHMAEALDPIEAYLRDT; encoded by the coding sequence ATGCCTGAGCTGCAATATCTGCATGGCTTTAATTCCGCTGCGCTGGAGACGGATCACAAGGTCGTGGACCTGCGCCGCCGATTCACGGTGCGCTTGATCAACTACGACAGCTTTGCGCCCCGGGAGACGGTGATCCGCGAAATCGAGGCGGGCATGAGCGGCGATGGCCCGGTGGCCTTCATCGGCACTTCGCTGGGCGGCTACTTCGCGGCGGTGATGGGGCAGCGGCATCGGTGTCCCGCTGTCATGATCAACCCCAGCTGTGACCCGCACTGGGGCTTGGCGCATTATCTGGGTCATTCGTTGACCAATCCCAAGTTGCCGGAGCAGCCGGCGCGGACCCTGTCCCCCGAAACTGTGGAATCCTATGCCGGTCATGAGCTGTCGCCGGCCCCCGATGATTATGCGATTCCGCCGAAGCTGATCGTGGACCTTGCCGATGAGTTGCTGGATTCCCGGGCCACGCTTCAGCAGTACGGGGGACTGGCTGAACCGCTGGCGTTCGAGGGCGGCTCCCACCGCTTCGAGCACATGGCCGAGGCCCTGGACCCCATTGAGGCGTATCTGCGCGACACCTGA